In Opitutaceae bacterium TAV5, one genomic interval encodes:
- a CDS encoding transposase: MPDKPLHQPHDKLFRTNFRDLPTAIAFFRHYLPRRVVRRLDFSRMALVPGSYVTGRLKASESDLLFRAGLKGSEAEAFVYLLFEHQYEEDRWIALRLSRYRQDIWETFLKEHPGAPGLPVIIPVVIAHNKTAWDVRPRFDWRLFDLPAEGKTDLSAYLPAFDFELLQLAQLPFDKIAGTPLGIMTLRVFKAQREGGAFPASEWVWDESLLARIGTMALEQIFSYIVGRPEFDIVDVEAKVSGFESETVKQTAMTIAQRYIEKGKLEGIEKGREEGIEKGELVGRIHMLQELLGKKITPRKDLIRKSPAQLQALLNRLRSEHRAL, from the coding sequence ATGCCGGACAAGCCCCTCCACCAGCCGCACGACAAGCTCTTCAGGACCAACTTTCGTGACCTGCCCACGGCCATCGCCTTTTTCCGGCACTATCTGCCCCGGCGCGTGGTCAGGCGGCTGGATTTTTCCCGGATGGCGCTGGTCCCCGGTTCGTATGTCACCGGCAGGCTGAAGGCGTCCGAATCGGATCTTCTCTTCCGGGCCGGACTGAAAGGAAGCGAGGCGGAAGCTTTTGTTTATCTGCTCTTCGAGCATCAGTACGAGGAGGACCGCTGGATCGCCCTGCGGCTGTCGCGTTACCGGCAGGACATCTGGGAGACGTTCCTGAAAGAGCACCCCGGCGCGCCGGGCCTGCCGGTCATCATCCCGGTGGTGATCGCGCACAACAAGACGGCCTGGGACGTGCGCCCGCGTTTCGACTGGCGGCTGTTCGACCTTCCCGCCGAGGGGAAAACGGACCTCTCCGCCTACCTGCCGGCCTTCGATTTCGAACTGCTGCAACTGGCGCAATTGCCCTTCGACAAGATCGCGGGCACGCCGCTGGGGATCATGACGCTGCGCGTCTTCAAGGCGCAGCGCGAAGGAGGAGCGTTTCCCGCGAGCGAGTGGGTGTGGGACGAGTCCCTGCTGGCGCGGATCGGGACCATGGCCCTGGAGCAGATCTTCAGCTATATCGTCGGCCGTCCCGAGTTTGACATTGTCGATGTGGAGGCCAAGGTGTCGGGTTTCGAGTCCGAAACCGTCAAACAAACCGCCATGACCATCGCTCAACGTTACATCGAAAAAGGGAAGCTGGAAGGCATCGAAAAGGGCCGGGAAGAAGGCATCGAAAAAGGCGAACTGGTCGGGCGCATCCACATGTTGCAGGAGCTTCTCGGCAAAAAAATCACTCCCCGAAAAGACCTCATTCGCAAGTCACCCGCCCAATTACAGGCCCTGCTCAATCGCCTGCGTTCCGAGCACCGGGCGCTGTAA